The genome window CCGTGAAGGCAATTACTAAGGAGAGGCGCAGTGATATTTAAAGATCCCGTATTCTGGACACTGGCCCTCTTCCTCGTTCCCCTGGTCGTTCGCGTTCCGATCGCCGTGGCCCTCGGAACCGCCACCATCGCGGTGGTCTGGTTCTGGGACATGGGCTACCAGATGCTGTCCTACAGCTTTTACGCCGGCATCTCCAAAACGCCGCTCCTGGCCATCCCCTTCTTTATCCTCGCGGGGATCATCATGGAGAAGGTGGGCATAGCGGAACGCATCATCGCCCTTATCAAGCAGATCGTGGGCGACATAACCGGCGGCCTCGCCATCGCAACGGTCGTCGTGGCGGCCTTCTGGGGCGCGGTCAGCGGTTCCGGTCCCGCAACCGTTGCGGCGCTGGGGCTCATCCTTATCCCCAGCATGGCGAAAGCCGGGTACGACAAACCCTTCGCCGCGGCGACGGTTTCCGTTTCCTCGGGCCTTGCCATCATCATCCCGCCCAGCATCGCGTTCATCGTGTACGCGGACATCATGCAGGAATCCGTGGGCGCCATGTTCGCGGCCGGCATCCTGCCGGGCATTCTGATCGCCTCGTGCCTCGCCATCGCGGTGTACATCGTGTCGCGCATCAAAGGCTACCGGGGTGAAAAACGCGGCACCCCGGCCCAAATTTGGGCCGCCTTCTACGACGCCCTCTGGGGCCTCGCCACCCCGGGCATCATTCTGGGCGGCATTTACGGAGGGATTTTCACGCCGACCGAAGCCGCTGCCGTGGCCACGTTCTACGGGCTTTTCGTGGGCATTCTCGTCTACCGGACCCTGACCTTTAAAGTCCTGTACGAAATTCTGGTGGAAGCCACGATTTCAACGGCGGTCGTCATGTTCGTGGTGGCCTGCGCCGGCCTTTATTCCTGGCTGGGCGCAACCGTCGGCCTGATCGACAAAATCGCCACCGTACTGCTTGCCGTGTCCCAGAACCCCGCGATCATCATGCTGATGATAAACGTCATTCTGCTCGTCGCGGGCATGCTGCTGGACGCCAACTCCATCATGTACATCTTCCTGCCCATCCTGATGCCCATCATCAAGCACCTGGGCTGGGACCCGATCTGGTTCGGCATCGTCATGACGGTCAACCTCGCCATCGGCCAGGTTACGCCGCCGGTCGCCGTCAACCTGTTCGTGGGCGCGCGTATATCCGGGCTGACCATGGAAGCCATCGCCAAACCGGCCATCCCGCTGATCGTGGCGGCGGCCATAGGGCTGGCGATCCTGTGCGTGTTCGAGGATATCGCGCTTGTCATCCCGCGCGCGCTGGGCATGATGTAGCGGCTTTTCCGCCAACCGACTCCAAACCCCGGCAAAGCCGGGGTTTTTTTATGGCGCACGCCGCAAAAAAGCCCCCGGCAGGGGGCTTGCGCGCGCAATTTCCGGAGCGGCTATTGCCGGGGAATATAGACTTTTCCTTGATCCAGAACGAGAGCGGCCCCCTCCATGCCCCGGACCTTCCCCACCACAACGCCCTGGCCGCCGTCTTTTAACAGCGCGTAAGACGGGTCGCCGCCGCCGACAAGGCACACCACTTTTCCGCTGCCCGCCTCCGTGCCGGGCATTTCCACGAAGCGCCGCCCCTTGTCGTCCTGGCGCAGCGCAATGCTCTGCCCCAGCACGGTGACCTCTTTTCCCCGGAAGGCGGCGTCCGTGCCCTCCGCGTCGTCCCGGTACAGGACCAGCAATTTTTCGGCGGCAAAGGCCGGCGCGTGAAAGCGCCATAAGTCGCCGGCCCACTCGTTCCTGGCTTCCGCCAGCGCGGTTTCATAAGCCTTTTTGTCGTTCGGGCTCTGGTTGCGCTCCTTCATGATTTCCCGGGCCGAGAAATCCATGGAGGACACGAGGGAATTTATGGGGTTGTCGCGTTCCTCGAAATAAATCGCCACCAATTCCTCGCTGACCGGCCTGCTGCCTGAAAAAAAGACCACTTTCCCGGCCGGGACGTCCGTGGCGCCGAAAATACGCTCCACCACCGCATACCCGTCGCCCTCCGAAAGTATTTCCGGCGCATGGAAGACCCGCGCGGCAGCGTAATACCCCGGAATGACCTGTACCATTTCCACCGTCATCGCCGCGACGACGGCCGGATCCGGCTCCGGGACGGGCCGGTCAGCCTCCCACA of uncultured delta proteobacterium contains these proteins:
- a CDS encoding exported hypothetical protein (Evidence 5 : No homology to any previously reported sequences); the protein is MKTVSACLLVLALIFFPGTAPAAVWEADRPVPEPDPAVVAAMTVEMVQVIPGYYAAARVFHAPEILSEGDGYAVVERIFGATDVPAGKVVFFSGSRPVSEELVAIYFEERDNPINSLVSSMDFSAREIMKERNQSPNDKKAYETALAEARNEWAGDLWRFHAPAFAAEKLLVLYRDDAEGTDAAFRGKEVTVLGQSIALRQDDKGRRFVEMPGTEAGSGKVVCLVGGGDPSYALLKDGGQGVVVGKVRGMEGAALVLDQGKVYIPRQ
- a CDS encoding Trap dicarboxylate transporter, dctm subunit; this encodes MIFKDPVFWTLALFLVPLVVRVPIAVALGTATIAVVWFWDMGYQMLSYSFYAGISKTPLLAIPFFILAGIIMEKVGIAERIIALIKQIVGDITGGLAIATVVVAAFWGAVSGSGPATVAALGLILIPSMAKAGYDKPFAAATVSVSSGLAIIIPPSIAFIVYADIMQESVGAMFAAGILPGILIASCLAIAVYIVSRIKGYRGEKRGTPAQIWAAFYDALWGLATPGIILGGIYGGIFTPTEAAAVATFYGLFVGILVYRTLTFKVLYEILVEATISTAVVMFVVACAGLYSWLGATVGLIDKIATVLLAVSQNPAIIMLMINVILLVAGMLLDANSIMYIFLPILMPIIKHLGWDPIWFGIVMTVNLAIGQVTPPVAVNLFVGARISGLTMEAIAKPAIPLIVAAAIGLAILCVFEDIALVIPRALGMM